A region of candidate division WOR-3 bacterium DNA encodes the following proteins:
- the secG gene encoding preprotein translocase subunit SecG: MFTVLLVFHFLVAIILILVVLLQQPQKGGMSTVFGGGESIFGGGGISPFMTKLTSALAAIFLLTSLLLVMTSARQSRTQLPQKPTTEERGR; encoded by the coding sequence ATGTTTACAGTATTATTGGTATTTCATTTTTTGGTTGCGATCATTTTGATTTTGGTCGTTCTTTTACAGCAACCGCAGAAAGGCGGAATGTCAACTGTTTTCGGCGGCGGGGAATCAATTTTCGGCGGCGGTGGTATCTCTCCCTTTATGACCAAACTCACCTCTGCCTTAGCCGCGATCTTCCTCCTCACTTCCCTCCTTCTGGTTATGACCTCCGCCCGGCAGAGTCGGACCCAATTACCTCAAAAACCAACAACCGAAGAAAGGGGACGGTGA
- the rplU gene encoding 50S ribosomal protein L21, with protein MLAIAKIKGFQYLVKEGDKIIIPNCPVPEGETIKFDEVLFLKTPERTIIGNPTIASASVEAKVLSHFKGKKIIVFKFRRRENYRRKKGHRDLLTKIEITKINPPQ; from the coding sequence ATGTTAGCCATTGCTAAAATAAAGGGGTTTCAATATTTAGTTAAAGAAGGGGATAAGATTATCATTCCCAACTGTCCGGTTCCCGAAGGAGAAACGATTAAGTTTGACGAGGTCCTATTTTTGAAGACCCCCGAAAGGACAATTATCGGCAATCCAACCATTGCTAGCGCCTCGGTGGAAGCCAAGGTTCTATCTCATTTTAAGGGGAAAAAGATAATTGTTTTTAAGTTCCGCCGGCGGGAGAACTATCGGCGAAAAAAAGGACACCGTGATTTACTCACCAAAATTGAAATAACGAAAATTAACCCTCCCCAATAA